Sequence from the Mesorhizobium sp. PAMC28654 genome:
ATGCGCCTTGGCTCGGGCGCCGGGCGGCATCGTCAACATGTGCATGCAAATGCCGGAAGCGCCGACGGTCTCGGTGGCGATGCCGGCGAAATAGGTCAGCCCCTGCTTGCCTTCATAAGTGCTTTCAGGGCGGATAAGATGACAGGTCGGTTTGGGCGACATCGGGGAAACTCCGGGCGTCGATCGAGTGGGACAAGACCAATGGGACGGGACGAGTGGAAAACAACATCGCGATAAAAGCAATCGGATTCCAGCCGGCGCCGCAGTGGCGGGAACAGGCAGGCTGCAGCCGATGACAGGGTCTTCGCCAGCCGTCGTCTCGGCAAGCAAACTCGGCCTCACCTTCCAGACCAACGACGGCCCCGTGCAGGCGCTGTCCAATGTCGATCTGACTATCGGCAAGGGTGAGTTCGTCTCCTTCATCGGGCCGTCCGGCTGCGGCAAGACCACCTTGCTGCGCGTCATCGCCGATCTGGAGAAGCCGACTTCCGGCACGATTTCGGTCAACGGCATGACGCCCGAACAGGCGCGCGAGAAACGCGCCTACGGCTATGTCTTCCAGGCCGCCGCGCTATTTCCATGGCGCACCATAGAGCGCAATGTCGGGCTGCCGCTGGAGATCATGGGCCTGTCCAAGGCGGATCAGGCGGAGCGCATCAAGCGCACGCTCGACCTCGTCAACCTGTCGGGTTTCGAGAAGAAATATCCCTGGCAGCTTTCGGGCGGCATGCAGCAGCGCGCCTCGATCGCCCGCGCCCTGGCCTTCGATGCCGACCTTCTGCTGATGGACGAGCCGTTCGGCGCGCTGGACGAGATCGTGCGTGATCACCTCAATGGGCAATTGCTGGAACTGTGGGGACGGACGAACAAGACCATCTGCTTCGTCACTCACTCCATTCCGGAAGCCGTCTACCTGTCGACGCGCATCGTCGTCATGTCGCCGCGCCCGGGCCGTGTCAGCGACATTATCGAATCCACGCTGCCGAAGGAACGGCCGCTCGATATCCGCGAGACGCCGGAGTTTTTGGCGATTGCCGCGCGCGTCCGCGATGGGCTGAGGGCGGGGCACAGCTATGATGATTGAGGCTGTGCAGGATGACCTCCGCTTCGCTCCGGCCACTCTCTCCCCGTTGGGGAGAGGAGGGCGCGTATCTGGCGAGGCCTGCTAGATGGACACCTTCCGCGACAAGCTCATCCCAGTCACCTCGATCCTCGCGGGCGTGGTCGTCCTCTGGTACATTTTCGCCGTCATCCTCAACGCGCCTTTCCAGCACGATCTCGACCGCCGTGCCAATGAGACCTCCACGTTCAGCGAACTCATCGGCAAGACGCTGTCGCAGCCGAAGCCGACGCTGCCGGCGCCGCACCAGGTGGCGGTAAACTTCTTCGAAAACACCTTCCTGCGACCCATCAACTCGAATCGCAGCCTCGTCTACAATGCCTGGGTGACGCTGTCGTCGACACTGCTCGGCTTCGCTTTCGGCACCGCGCTCGGCATTGTCATCGCCGTGGGCATCGTGCATGTGGCGACGCTCGACCGCAGCCTGATGCCGTGGATCATCGCCTCGCAGACCATTCCAATCCTCGCGGTGGCGCCGATGATCATCGTCGTGCTGGCGGCGATAGGCATCACCGGCCTGATCCCGAAGGCGATGATCTCGACCTATCTGTCGTTCTTCCCGGTGACCGTGGGCATGGTGAAGGGGCTGCGCTCGCCCGAGATCATGCATCTCGACCTGATGCACACCTACAATGCCAGCCGTATGCAGACCTTCTGGAAGTTGCGCGTGCCGGCCTCGGTGCCCTTCCTGTTCACCTCGATGAAGGTGGCGGTGGCGGCAAGCCTGGTCGGCGCCATTGTCGGCGAACTGCCAACCGGAGCTGTCGCCGGCATCGGCGCCAAGCTTTTGGCCGGCGCCTATTACAGCCAGTCGATCGATATCTGGTCGGCGCTGGTCGCCGGCTCGATCGTGGCCGCACTTCTGGTCATGGTGGTCGGCATTGCCGGCCGCATCGTTGACCGCGCCATGGGCGGGAGGCCGGCATGACCCGGTTGAAACCCTCCTGGCAAGCGGTGCTGGCCATTGTGATCTGCCTGATCGCTGTCGCGCTTGGCGCGATCGCCGCGCCAAAAGTGGATGCTCTGGCGCAGCCCTCAGGGACATTGACATATCCCTATGCGGCGACGACCTGGCTGATCTTCGGCGTGCTGCTTCTCTCGGCCTTGATCTCCATGGCCAGAATATCGTCCATCGTGGAAGCTGTTGTGCTTTTCATTGGCGCGCATCTGGTGGCATGGCTGTTGATTGGTGGCATTGCCGGCTTCGAAGGCCTGGCGCGGGCACCGTTCTTCCTGCTGCTTGCCGCGGCATGGCTTCTCGCCTGGCGTTGCGTTGCAGTGCTCTCGTCGCTTCGTCCACGCTCCCGCAAGGCAGCCGTGGCTCTTCGCCTGATCATCCCTGCAATCTTCGGCGCCTGGATTCTGATCATCTGGGAAGCGGTGACACGCGGTGCCGGCGTCCCCTTCATCCTGCTGCCGCCGCCAAGCGCCATCGGCGTGCGCATTGTCAACTCGCTGCCGATACTCGGCGCCGATGTCCGGCAGACCATCTTCAAGGCGGTGATCTTTGGCTATGTCGTGGGCAGCGGCGCCGGCTTCATCACCGCGGTGCTTGCCGACCGCGTGCCGTTCCTGCGGCGCGGCCTCTTACCGATCGGCAACATGGTTTCGGCGTTGCCGATCATCGGCGTCGCACCCATCATGGTCATGTGGTTCGGCTTCGACTGGCAGTCCAAGGCGGCGGTGGTCATCATCATGACCTTCTTCCCGATGTTGGTGAACACGGTCGCGGGTCTCTCCGCTTCCGGGCATATGGAGCGCGACCTGATGCGCACCTATGCGTCGAACTACTGGCAGACGCTGCTGAAGCTGCGGCTACCGGCAGCGGCCCCCTTCATCTTCAACGCGCTGAAGATCAATTCGACGCTGGCGCTGATCGGCGCCATCGTCGCGGAGTTCTTCGGCACGCCGGTCGTCGGCATGGGCTTCCGCATCTCGACCGAGGGGCGGATGAACATCGACATGGTCTGGGCCGAAATCGCGGTTGCAGCACTTGCGGGTTCGGTCTTTTATGGCGTGGTCGCTCTTGCCGAAAGAGCCGTCACGTTTTGGCATCCCTCTGTCCGTGGTGGATAGGGGCGGTGGGTTTAGGGTGCTAACTTCAGAGGGTAAAAATGAAAAAGCTGATTATTCCGATGCTGGCCGGCGCAATGTCGCTTGCCGCGTTCCAGGCAATGGCCGCGGACAAGGTGACGTTGCAGCTGAAATGGGTCACGCAGGCTCAGTTTGCCGGCTACTATGTTGCCAAGGCCAAGGGTTTCTATGACGCCGAGGGTCTCGATGTCGACATCAAGCCTGGCGGTCCTGATATCGCGCCGGAACAAGTGATCGCCGGCGGTGGCGCCGACGTCATCGTCGACTGGATGGGCGGCGCGCTGGCCGCACGCGAAAAGGGCGTGCCGCTGGTTAACATCGCCCAACCGTTCAAGAAGGCCGGCATGGAACTGGTCTGCCCGAAGGACGGCCCGATCAAGACCGAGGCCGACTTCAAGGGCCATACGCTGGGCGTCTGGTTCTTCGGCAACGAATATCCGTTCTACGCCTGGATGAACAAGCTTGGCCTGAAGACCGATGGCGGCAAGGACGGCGTCACCGTTCTGAAGCAGAGCTTTGACGTGCAGCCGCTGATCCAGAAGCAGGCGGATTGCATCTCGGTCATGACCTATAACGAGTATTGGCAGCTCATCGACGCCGGCTACAAGCCGGACCAGCTGACCGTGTTCAATTACTCGGCCATGGGCAACGACCTGCTCGAGGACGGCCTCTATGCGTCACAGGACAAGCTCAAGGATCCGGCCTTCGAGGACAAGATGGTGCGTTTCGTGCGCGCCTCGATGAAGGGCTGGAAATACGCCGTCGACCATAATGACGAGGCGGCAAGCATCGTCATGGATGGTGGCGGCCAGGACGAGAACCACCAGAAGCGCATGATGAGCGAAGTCGCCAAGCTGATCGACAATGCCGACGGCAAGCTCGATCCGGCCACCTACGAGCGCACCGCCAAGGCGCTGCTCGACCAGAAGATCATCACCAAGGAGCCGACCGGCGCCTACACGACCGCCATCACCGACAAGGCGATCAAATAAGCCTGCCAGGGCATGATCCCGAAAAGATCATGCTCAAACGACGAGATGGAACGGCGCCTCCGGCCAAGGGTCAGAGGCGCCGTTCCTTTATGGTGTTCATGACGAAGCTGGTCTCGATCGAGGCGACGCATTTCAACCGGGCGATCTTTTCCTTGATGAAGCGCTCGTACTGGTCGAGGCCGCCGGTCACCACCTTCAGCACATAGTCGCGCGAGCCCGTGACGAGGTGGCATTCCAGGACCTCTTCCCAGCCCCGGATCGCGTCCTCGAACATGACGATCTCGTCCTCGTTCTGGCGGCTGAGCCGGATGGTGGCGATGGCGACCATTGTCCAGCCGAAGACGGCGGGATCGACCAGCGTGGTGTAGCCCCTGATGATCCCGGTTTCCTCCAGCCGCTGCACGCGCCTCAGGCAGGGCGATGGCGACAGGCCAATCCGCTCGGCAAGCTCGTTGTTGGTGATGCGCGCGTCGGCCCGCAGTTCATGCAGGATCTTGCGGTCGAAATCATCGGCTATCTTCTGCTGCACTTTTGGCCTCTCCAGGCAATTCATTGCGATAATGCAGCCATGAGGGTCCAAAAATAGCAAGGACTGAAGGCTGGGGATCGCATAAATTGCTGACACACGTCTCGAAAAAAGCAGGGAACATCATGACCGCGCCGCGTCCTTCGAAAACCCATATCGGCAACCACAAGCTCCATCCGGAGACGCTGATGCTGAGCTATGGCTTCGATCCGCAACTGTCGGAAGGCGCGGTCAAGCCGCCGGTCTTCCTCACCTCCACCTTCGTGTTCAAGTCGGCGGAGGAGGGGCGTGACTTCTTCGACTACACATCCGGCCGCAAGGAGCCGCCAAGCGGCACGGCGTCCGGTCTGGTCTATTCGCGCTTCAACCATCCCAACAGCGAGATCGTCGAGGACCGGCTGGCCATCTATGAGGGGACGGACGCCTGCATCCTGTTCTCGTCTGGCATGTCGGCGATCGCGACGACGCTGCTCGCCTATGCCCGCCCCGGCGATGTCATCCTGCATTCGCAGCCGCTCTATGGCGGCACCGAGACGCTTTTGACGCGCACGCTTGCCGGCTTTGGCATTGGCGCTGTCGGCTTCGCCGATGGCGTCGACGAGACGGCGGTGCGCGCGGCGGCCGACGCGGCGACTGCGAAGGGCCGTGTGTCGGTCATCCTGATCGAGACGCCGTCGAACCCGACCAACAGCCTGGTCGATATCGCGCTGATGCGGAAGATCGCCGACGAGATCGGCGCCAGGCGAGGCATGACGCCGATCATCGCCTGCGACAACACGCTGCTTGGCCCGGTCTTCCAGCGGCCTATCGAACACGGCGCCGACATTTCCGTCTATTCGCTGACCAAATATGTCGGCGGCCATTCCGATCTGATCGCGGGGGCTGCCATGGGTAGCAAGGCGGTCACCAAGCCGATCAAGGCGCTGCGCGGCGCGATCGGCACGCAGCTCGACCCGCATTCCTGCTGGATGCTCGGCCGCTCGCTGGAGACGCTGTCGATCCGCATGGAGCGGGCCAACGACAATGCGCGCATGGTCGCCGAATTCCTGCGTGATCATGCCAAGGTCGAGAAGGTGCACTACCTGCCGTTCCTGGGCGAGGATACGCAAGCGGGCCGGGTCTATCTACGCCAGTGCAGCGGCGCCGGTTCGACATTCTCCTTCGACATCAGGGGCGGCCAGAAGGCGGCCTTCGCTTTTCTGAACGCGCTGCAGATCTTCAAGTTGGCCGTAAGCCTTGGCGGCACGGAATCGCTTGCAAGCCATCCGGCGGCCATGACCCATTCGGGCATTCCCTTCGACGTGCGCCAGCGCATCGGCGTGCTGGAGACCACGGTCAGGCTGTCGATCGGTGTCGAGCATCCAGACGATCTGATCGCCGACCTGACGCAGGCGCTGGCGGCCGTCTGATCGTTGCCTTCGCGGATCAGTGGGCATCGCCCGAAGGGTCTGGCGTACTCAGCCGGTGTCGAGGGGACTGGAAAAGGGGCGGGTGACCGCCCCTTTTTCATCAGTCATCAAAAAAGCGTGCCCCGAAGGGATACTTTAGGCCATCCGGCCGTTGTGCTGATGCATCCACGCGCTGGGGGGCCGCGAGGAATGCTGTACCCACAACGGAGGTCATAAAATGCGCATGCAATCCTTCTCGCCGATGTTTTCGGCCCTGGCCATTTCGGCATCGTTCCTGCTCGCGTCGCCGGCTTTCGCCGAAACCGTGAAGATGAAGGCCACACTGGACGGTGCTCAGCAGAACCCGCCCATCACCACGAAGGGCAAGGGTACGGCCGCTCTCACCTTCGATACGACGAGCAAGAAGCTCAGCTGGACGGTGAAATATTCCGGTCTGAGCGGACCGGCGATCGCCGGGCATATTCATGGGCCCGCGGCGATCGGTGAGAACGCAGGCGTCGTCATTCCATTCACAGGCAAGCTGAAGAGCCCGGTCAAGGGTTCGGCGACATTGACTGACGCGCAGGTCACCGACCTGATGGCCGGCAAATATTACGTCAACATCCACACTGCGGCCAACAAGGATGGCGAAATCCGTGGACAGATCGACAAAGCGATGTAGGCAGGTTCGCACCGGCTGAAAAAGGGGCGAGCGATCGCCCCTTTTCTTTTGTCAGGCCTTGTCGCGGATCTGGGTCATTGTACGGGTTGGCGTGATCGCTTCCGGGTCGAGCCTGATCTCGACGATCGCAGGCTTGCCGCTGGCGCGGGCACGTTCGAAGGCGGGCGCGAAGTCGGCGGTCTTCTCGACCGTCTCGCCGTGACCGCCATAGGCGCGGGCCAGAGCCGCGAAGTCCGGATTGTTCAGGTCCGTGCCAACGACGCGGCCGGGATATTCACGCTCCTGGTGCATGCGGATGGTGCCGTAGATGCCATTGTTGACGACGATGACGATGATCGGCAGCCCATATTGCACGGCGGTGGCGAATTCCTGTCCGTTCATCAGGAAGCAGCCATCGCCGGCAAAGGCAATCACGGTGCGATCGGGATAGAGCGCCTTGGCGGCGACCGCGGCCGGCGTGCCGTAGCCCATCGAGCCGGAGGTCGGCGCCGCCTGCGTGCCAAAGCGGCGGAAGCGATGGAAGCGATGCACCCAGGTGGCGTAGTTGCCGGCGCCATTGGCGAAAATGGTGTCTTCCGGCAGCGTCTTCTCCAGATAGTTCATGATCGGGCCCATCTGGACGGAACCGGGCCCGGTTTCCGGCGGCGTGGACCAGTCGAGATAGGCGGCGTGAAGTTGCGGCGTCTCGGCGGCCCAAGCCGGTGCGTTTGCCGGCTTGCGCTTGGCGAAGGCTTTGACGAAGGCGGAAGGCGAGGCGTT
This genomic interval carries:
- a CDS encoding ABC transporter ATP-binding protein — encoded protein: MTGSSPAVVSASKLGLTFQTNDGPVQALSNVDLTIGKGEFVSFIGPSGCGKTTLLRVIADLEKPTSGTISVNGMTPEQAREKRAYGYVFQAAALFPWRTIERNVGLPLEIMGLSKADQAERIKRTLDLVNLSGFEKKYPWQLSGGMQQRASIARALAFDADLLLMDEPFGALDEIVRDHLNGQLLELWGRTNKTICFVTHSIPEAVYLSTRIVVMSPRPGRVSDIIESTLPKERPLDIRETPEFLAIAARVRDGLRAGHSYDD
- a CDS encoding ABC transporter permease — encoded protein: MDTFRDKLIPVTSILAGVVVLWYIFAVILNAPFQHDLDRRANETSTFSELIGKTLSQPKPTLPAPHQVAVNFFENTFLRPINSNRSLVYNAWVTLSSTLLGFAFGTALGIVIAVGIVHVATLDRSLMPWIIASQTIPILAVAPMIIVVLAAIGITGLIPKAMISTYLSFFPVTVGMVKGLRSPEIMHLDLMHTYNASRMQTFWKLRVPASVPFLFTSMKVAVAASLVGAIVGELPTGAVAGIGAKLLAGAYYSQSIDIWSALVAGSIVAALLVMVVGIAGRIVDRAMGGRPA
- a CDS encoding ABC transporter permease, which translates into the protein MTRLKPSWQAVLAIVICLIAVALGAIAAPKVDALAQPSGTLTYPYAATTWLIFGVLLLSALISMARISSIVEAVVLFIGAHLVAWLLIGGIAGFEGLARAPFFLLLAAAWLLAWRCVAVLSSLRPRSRKAAVALRLIIPAIFGAWILIIWEAVTRGAGVPFILLPPPSAIGVRIVNSLPILGADVRQTIFKAVIFGYVVGSGAGFITAVLADRVPFLRRGLLPIGNMVSALPIIGVAPIMVMWFGFDWQSKAAVVIIMTFFPMLVNTVAGLSASGHMERDLMRTYASNYWQTLLKLRLPAAAPFIFNALKINSTLALIGAIVAEFFGTPVVGMGFRISTEGRMNIDMVWAEIAVAALAGSVFYGVVALAERAVTFWHPSVRGG
- a CDS encoding ABC transporter substrate-binding protein → MKKLIIPMLAGAMSLAAFQAMAADKVTLQLKWVTQAQFAGYYVAKAKGFYDAEGLDVDIKPGGPDIAPEQVIAGGGADVIVDWMGGALAAREKGVPLVNIAQPFKKAGMELVCPKDGPIKTEADFKGHTLGVWFFGNEYPFYAWMNKLGLKTDGGKDGVTVLKQSFDVQPLIQKQADCISVMTYNEYWQLIDAGYKPDQLTVFNYSAMGNDLLEDGLYASQDKLKDPAFEDKMVRFVRASMKGWKYAVDHNDEAASIVMDGGGQDENHQKRMMSEVAKLIDNADGKLDPATYERTAKALLDQKIITKEPTGAYTTAITDKAIK
- a CDS encoding Lrp/AsnC family transcriptional regulator — encoded protein: MQQKIADDFDRKILHELRADARITNNELAERIGLSPSPCLRRVQRLEETGIIRGYTTLVDPAVFGWTMVAIATIRLSRQNEDEIVMFEDAIRGWEEVLECHLVTGSRDYVLKVVTGGLDQYERFIKEKIARLKCVASIETSFVMNTIKERRL
- a CDS encoding cystathionine gamma-synthase family protein, yielding MTAPRPSKTHIGNHKLHPETLMLSYGFDPQLSEGAVKPPVFLTSTFVFKSAEEGRDFFDYTSGRKEPPSGTASGLVYSRFNHPNSEIVEDRLAIYEGTDACILFSSGMSAIATTLLAYARPGDVILHSQPLYGGTETLLTRTLAGFGIGAVGFADGVDETAVRAAADAATAKGRVSVILIETPSNPTNSLVDIALMRKIADEIGARRGMTPIIACDNTLLGPVFQRPIEHGADISVYSLTKYVGGHSDLIAGAAMGSKAVTKPIKALRGAIGTQLDPHSCWMLGRSLETLSIRMERANDNARMVAEFLRDHAKVEKVHYLPFLGEDTQAGRVYLRQCSGAGSTFSFDIRGGQKAAFAFLNALQIFKLAVSLGGTESLASHPAAMTHSGIPFDVRQRIGVLETTVRLSIGVEHPDDLIADLTQALAAV
- a CDS encoding CHRD domain-containing protein codes for the protein MRMQSFSPMFSALAISASFLLASPAFAETVKMKATLDGAQQNPPITTKGKGTAALTFDTTSKKLSWTVKYSGLSGPAIAGHIHGPAAIGENAGVVIPFTGKLKSPVKGSATLTDAQVTDLMAGKYYVNIHTAANKDGEIRGQIDKAM